The nucleotide window TCTCGCCCGGCATCATCACGTCGAGGATCAAGAGGTCGAAGTCGAGCCCCGCCAGCTTGGCGCGGGCGTCGCGCACGCTCTGCGCGGTGGTGACGCGGTAGCCCTCGGAGGCGAGAAACCGCGACAGCAGATCGCGGATCCGGCGGTCGTCGTCGACCAGCAGCAGATGCGGCGCATCGTCGGCGGGGCGGACCGGTTTCTTCGCCAGTGCTGCGAGCTGGATCACGTCACGTCCTTTGCGCTGGCGCCGCCGTGCAGGATGGTCTGGAGCACCTTGTCCGGATCGTCCCGATCGATCATGGCGCGGAGGAATTTGCCGACCGCCTCGGCGCCGGCGGGCGGAAGATCGCGCAGCGCGCGGTCGATCCGCTCGGTCTGCAGCCGGGCCAGTTTCTCCACCAGCGCCTCGCCCTTTGCGGTGGCGAAAAGAAGGCGCTGGCGGCGGTCGCTGTCGCCGGCCTTCTGCACGATGTAGCCCTCGTCCAGGAGCTGCTTCAGCACCCGGCTGAGAGACTGCTTGGTGATCCGGAGCACGTCGAGCAGATCCGCCACCGTCAGGCCGGGATAGCGGCAGACGAAATGCACCACGCGGTGGTGGGCGCGGCCGAAGCCGAACGCCTCCAGCACATGGTCGGCGTCGCCGACGAAGTCGCGATAGGCGAAGAACAGCAGCTCGATAATGTCCCAGCGCGGCGGATGCGGGTCCGCACCGGACGCAGTCTCCGCGGGGATGTCGGCGGTCGGCCGAACCATCTCGTTGAAATTTATGTCAGCCATGTTGACATATCAGGTCTTTATGTTACAAAACCGCCGACCAAGACGAAATATTCGACTATTCCGCTTGCGACCCGCGCCCGTGCAGTCCGATAAAGGAAAGCTGCCCGGCGGCCTGCATGCGATGGTCGGACGGCTCGGCCGAAACATTAGCGGAGTTCGGCAATTCCGCCAAAGACATCTCCCGGCGATGCGCCGGGACCGATAACCACCCTATGCGGCCGGCTTCGCAGCGGGATCCGCCACAACCACGGCCACCCGCAGGCGCGCCGGTCCAGGAGAAGATCGATGGGAGTTTCGTTCGACAAGATCGACGGCTCGCTCTGGCTGAACTTTGACATCCAGCCCTCGGCGAACCCGACCCCCGACAAGGAACGCGACGCGAAGCTGGAAAATCTCGGCTTCGGCCGGGTCTTCACCGACCACATGGCGATCGTGCGCTACGACCAGACCCACGGCTGGCACGGCGCCCGCATCGAGTCGCGCTCGAACTTCCCGCTCGATCCGGCTCACGCCGTGCTGCACTACGCGCAGGAGATTTTCGAGGGTCTCAAGGCCTACAAGCGCGACGACGGCGGCGTGAACCTGTTCCGCCCCGACGCCAATGCGCGCCGCTTCCGCGACAGCGCCGACCGCATGGCGATGGCGCAGCTTCCCGAGCAGGTGTTCATCGAGGCGATCGAGCAACTGGTGAAGATCGACCGCAACTGGATTCCGGGCGGCGAAGGCAGCCTGTATCTGCGGCCGTTCATGATCGCCAGCGAGATCTTCCTCGGCGTCAAGCCGTCGGCGGAGTACATCTTCGCGGTGATCGCCTCGCCGGTCGGCTCCTACTTCAAGGGCGGCCCGGCCCCGGTGTCGATCTGGGTCTCGGAGAATTACACCCGTGCGGCGGTCGGCGGCACCGGCGGCGTCAAATGCGGCGGCAACTACGCGGCGTCTTTGCGCGCCCAGGCCGAGGCGATCGAGCGCGGCTGCGACCAGGTGGTGTTTCTCGACGCGCTCGAGCGCCGCTACGTCGAAGAACTCGGCGGCATGAACGTGTTCTTCGTGTTCGACGACGGCTCGCTGTCGACGCCGCCGCTCGGCACCATCCTGCCCGGCATCACCCGCGACTCGATCATCACCCTGGCGCGCGCCGCCGGCCGCACCGTGCGCGAGGAGCCGTACACCATCGAGCAGTGGCGCGCCGATGCGGCGAGCGGCAAGCTGAAGGAAGCGTTCGCCTGCGGCACCGCCGCGGTGATCTCGCCGATCGGCAAGGTG belongs to Rhodopseudomonas palustris and includes:
- a CDS encoding MarR family winged helix-turn-helix transcriptional regulator; the encoded protein is MADINFNEMVRPTADIPAETASGADPHPPRWDIIELLFFAYRDFVGDADHVLEAFGFGRAHHRVVHFVCRYPGLTVADLLDVLRITKQSLSRVLKQLLDEGYIVQKAGDSDRRQRLLFATAKGEALVEKLARLQTERIDRALRDLPPAGAEAVGKFLRAMIDRDDPDKVLQTILHGGASAKDVT
- a CDS encoding branched-chain amino acid aminotransferase; its protein translation is MGVSFDKIDGSLWLNFDIQPSANPTPDKERDAKLENLGFGRVFTDHMAIVRYDQTHGWHGARIESRSNFPLDPAHAVLHYAQEIFEGLKAYKRDDGGVNLFRPDANARRFRDSADRMAMAQLPEQVFIEAIEQLVKIDRNWIPGGEGSLYLRPFMIASEIFLGVKPSAEYIFAVIASPVGSYFKGGPAPVSIWVSENYTRAAVGGTGGVKCGGNYAASLRAQAEAIERGCDQVVFLDALERRYVEELGGMNVFFVFDDGSLSTPPLGTILPGITRDSIITLARAAGRTVREEPYTIEQWRADAASGKLKEAFACGTAAVISPIGKVCSNHGDFTIGGGQAGEVAMGLRKQLVDIQYGRAEDKHGWIKKVF